One part of the Cystobacter ferrugineus genome encodes these proteins:
- the uvrA gene encoding excinuclease ABC subunit UvrA yields the protein MSDGGGVKGVVRVRGARENNLKNVDVDIPRDALVVFTGVSGSGKSSLAFGTLYAEAQRRYFESVAPYARRLMDQVGVPEVDSIEGLPPAVALQQQRGSPTTRSSVGSVTTLSNSLRLLYSRAGHYPPHQEHLAAEAFSPNTPAGACPRCHGLGRIYEATERSMVPDDSLTIRDRAIAAWPPAWHGQNLRDILVSLGYDVDRPWRDLPQKDRDWILFTEEQPTVPVYAGFTPAETRRALKRKDPPSYMGTFTSARRYVLQTFATTESASIKKRVSRYLLSTECPECEGKRLRREALSVTFAGLDIGELSRLPLTRVAEVLRPTVEGTAPGTAKLRREHPEKALVAERFARDLLGRIQVLTELGLGYLSLDRSTPTLSPGELQRLRLATQIRSQLFGVVYVLDEPSAGLHPADTQALLAALGQLKSAGNSLFVVEHEVEVIREADWIVDVGPAAGEQGGHVLYSGPPEGLERVEQSQTRRYLLGHDEAPGREPRSPRGWLRLEGVSRNNLRQLDVDFPLGVFTTVTGISGSGKSSLVSQVLVELVSAHLGHAPPPEEEEGEELERTPVEPVDGRITSGMEGVTRLVRVDQKPIGRTPRSNLATYTGLFDTIRKLFAATPAARSRRYDAGRFSFNVPKGRCETCEGEGFVSVELIFLPDVFAPCPTCHGARYNAKTLEIKYKDQSIADVLGMTVDGAHAFFADEPHVQRALSVLRDVGLGYLRLGQPATELSGGEAQRIKLATELQRVQRGNTLYVLDEPTTGLHPADVEKLLTQLNGLVEQGNTVILVEHDMRVVAQSDWVIDIGPGAGDEGGRVVIAGPPAQVARSVKSRTAPFLSRSLRPAH from the coding sequence ATGTCGGATGGTGGTGGAGTGAAGGGCGTCGTCAGGGTCCGCGGCGCCCGCGAGAACAACCTCAAGAACGTCGACGTCGACATCCCGCGCGATGCCCTGGTCGTCTTCACGGGCGTGTCGGGCTCGGGCAAGTCGTCGCTCGCGTTCGGCACGCTCTACGCGGAGGCGCAACGGCGCTACTTCGAATCCGTGGCCCCCTATGCGCGGCGGCTGATGGATCAAGTGGGTGTGCCCGAGGTCGACTCCATCGAGGGCCTGCCCCCGGCGGTGGCGCTCCAGCAGCAGCGCGGCTCACCCACCACGCGCTCGTCCGTGGGCAGCGTCACCACGCTGTCCAACTCGCTGCGCCTGCTCTACTCGCGCGCCGGACACTATCCGCCCCACCAGGAGCACCTCGCCGCGGAGGCGTTCTCGCCCAACACGCCCGCGGGCGCCTGTCCGCGCTGCCATGGGCTCGGGCGCATCTACGAGGCCACCGAGCGCTCCATGGTGCCGGATGACTCGCTCACCATCCGCGATCGGGCGATCGCCGCGTGGCCCCCCGCCTGGCATGGCCAGAACCTGCGCGACATCCTCGTCTCGCTCGGCTACGACGTGGACCGGCCCTGGCGCGACCTCCCCCAGAAGGATCGCGATTGGATCCTCTTCACGGAGGAGCAGCCCACCGTCCCGGTCTACGCCGGCTTCACCCCCGCGGAGACGCGCCGGGCGCTCAAGCGCAAGGACCCGCCCAGCTACATGGGCACGTTCACGAGTGCCCGCCGTTATGTGTTGCAGACCTTCGCCACCACGGAGAGCGCTTCCATCAAGAAGCGGGTGTCGCGCTACCTCTTGAGCACCGAGTGCCCCGAGTGCGAGGGCAAGCGGCTGCGCCGCGAGGCCCTCTCCGTCACCTTCGCGGGCCTGGACATCGGCGAGCTGTCGCGGCTGCCACTCACCCGCGTCGCCGAGGTGCTGCGTCCCACGGTGGAGGGCACGGCACCGGGGACGGCGAAGCTGCGGCGGGAGCACCCGGAGAAGGCACTCGTCGCCGAGCGCTTCGCGCGGGATCTCCTGGGGCGCATCCAGGTGCTGACCGAGCTCGGGCTGGGCTACCTGTCGCTCGATCGCAGCACCCCCACCCTGTCACCTGGAGAGCTGCAACGGCTGCGGCTCGCCACGCAGATCCGCTCCCAGTTGTTCGGCGTGGTGTACGTGCTCGATGAGCCCTCCGCGGGCCTCCATCCGGCTGACACCCAGGCGCTGCTCGCGGCGCTCGGACAACTGAAGAGCGCGGGCAACTCCCTCTTCGTGGTCGAGCACGAGGTGGAGGTGATTCGCGAGGCGGATTGGATCGTCGACGTGGGGCCGGCGGCGGGTGAACAGGGCGGCCACGTGCTCTACAGCGGTCCGCCCGAGGGGCTCGAGCGCGTCGAGCAATCCCAGACGCGCCGCTATCTCCTCGGACACGACGAGGCGCCAGGGCGCGAACCCCGCTCGCCCCGGGGCTGGCTGCGCCTGGAGGGGGTCAGCCGCAACAACCTGCGCCAGCTCGACGTGGACTTCCCACTGGGCGTGTTCACGACGGTGACGGGGATCTCCGGCTCGGGCAAGTCGAGCCTCGTGAGCCAGGTACTGGTGGAGCTGGTGTCGGCGCACCTGGGCCACGCGCCTCCCCCGGAGGAGGAAGAAGGCGAGGAGCTGGAGCGCACCCCCGTCGAGCCGGTGGACGGCCGCATCACCTCGGGAATGGAGGGCGTCACGCGCCTGGTGCGGGTCGATCAGAAGCCGATCGGCCGCACGCCGCGCTCCAACCTGGCGACGTACACGGGGCTCTTCGACACCATCCGGAAGCTCTTCGCCGCGACGCCGGCCGCCCGCTCGCGCCGCTACGACGCGGGCCGGTTCTCCTTCAATGTCCCCAAGGGCCGCTGCGAGACGTGCGAGGGCGAGGGCTTCGTCAGCGTGGAGCTGATCTTCCTGCCCGATGTGTTCGCCCCCTGCCCCACGTGCCACGGCGCCCGCTACAACGCGAAGACGCTGGAAATCAAATACAAGGACCAGAGCATCGCGGACGTGCTGGGCATGACGGTGGACGGAGCACACGCGTTCTTCGCCGACGAGCCGCACGTGCAACGCGCCTTGAGCGTCCTGCGGGACGTGGGCCTCGGCTACCTGCGCCTGGGCCAGCCCGCCACCGAGCTGTCCGGGGGCGAGGCCCAGCGGATCAAACTCGCGACGGAGCTGCAACGGGTGCAGCGCGGCAACACGCTCTATGTCCTGGACGAGCCCACCACGGGGCTGCACCCCGCGGACGTCGAGAAGTTGCTGACGCAGCTCAACGGGCTCGTCGAGCAGGGCAACACCGTCATCCTCGTCGAGCACGACATGCGCGTCGTGGCGCAGAGCGACTGGGTCATCGACATCGGTCCGGGCGCCGGTGACGAGGGAGGCCGGGTGGTCATCGCCGGACCCCCCGCGCAGGTGGCTCGTTCGGTGAAGAGCCGCACCGCGCCCTTCCTCTCGCGCTCTCTGCGCCCGGCCCACTGA
- a CDS encoding OmpA family protein: protein MLGTWSALAQDSSIPGFELERLQLNPGARDSLVLSTGEQLLQGRYRLALTGHWEHNPLVLVENGKRSAVIVSDRVTGHLSGAYALYDWLELGAQVPIVGQWAGNPGSVGLSAPSSFALGTPWVQGRARLLSEANADALDLGLHLGVALPLGSTEALTKDQGFTFTPRVGLGKQLGAGWRVGADVGALVRTKTYVLTSGTSQPRDELGVEINGGVNVTGPLVKKVKGELLLRGTAPLAHSPLSMEALLGVRAPVGPVELYAMGGPGFGSTVGTPAFRVLAGVAFGSEDKPVCVEGQSYPVALCPELDADGDGVKNAADQCPRDAGLAQLDGCPDKDDDGDGLLNLADRCPQQAENVNGFEDGDGCPDDPDSDGDGTTDSKDRCPQQAEDKDGFQDEDGCPDPDNDGDGVADARDTCPNEAGVAANKGCPDKDRDGDSIVDRLDNCPDEPGTKENNGCKQKQRVRLETERLDILESIYFEVNKDVIDRHSYKLLDDVTSILREHPEIERMRVEGHTDNQGDAQYNTELSQRRAESVVKYLVGKGIPGERLEARGLGPTKPLADNTTKEGRAKNRRVEFHIVGDAEGVEAQQGAPNSDTAR, encoded by the coding sequence ATGCTCGGGACCTGGAGCGCACTGGCCCAGGACTCGAGCATTCCTGGATTCGAGCTCGAGCGGCTCCAACTCAACCCCGGCGCGAGAGACAGCCTCGTGTTGTCCACGGGAGAGCAGCTCCTCCAGGGCCGCTACCGCCTCGCGCTGACGGGGCACTGGGAGCACAACCCCCTGGTGCTGGTGGAGAACGGCAAGCGCAGCGCCGTCATCGTCAGCGACCGTGTGACGGGGCACCTGAGCGGCGCGTATGCGCTCTATGACTGGCTCGAACTCGGCGCGCAGGTACCCATCGTGGGCCAGTGGGCCGGCAACCCGGGCTCCGTGGGACTCTCGGCGCCCTCCTCGTTCGCGCTGGGCACCCCCTGGGTGCAGGGCCGCGCGCGACTCCTGTCCGAGGCGAACGCGGACGCGCTGGACCTTGGCCTGCACCTGGGCGTCGCGCTCCCGCTGGGCAGCACGGAGGCCCTGACGAAGGATCAAGGCTTCACCTTCACGCCGCGGGTGGGCCTGGGCAAGCAGTTGGGCGCGGGGTGGCGCGTGGGCGCCGACGTGGGCGCGCTGGTGCGCACGAAGACGTACGTGCTCACCTCCGGGACGAGCCAGCCCCGGGATGAGCTGGGCGTGGAGATCAACGGCGGCGTCAACGTCACCGGCCCGCTGGTGAAGAAGGTGAAGGGCGAACTGCTCCTGAGGGGCACGGCGCCCCTGGCGCACTCGCCCCTGTCCATGGAGGCCTTGCTCGGCGTGCGCGCCCCGGTGGGCCCCGTGGAGCTGTACGCCATGGGCGGCCCGGGCTTTGGCAGCACGGTGGGCACGCCCGCCTTCCGCGTGCTCGCGGGCGTGGCCTTCGGGTCGGAAGACAAGCCCGTGTGCGTGGAGGGCCAGTCGTACCCGGTGGCGCTCTGCCCCGAACTCGACGCGGACGGTGACGGCGTGAAGAACGCCGCGGACCAGTGCCCTCGGGACGCGGGCCTCGCGCAGTTGGATGGGTGCCCGGACAAGGACGACGATGGCGATGGTCTGCTCAACCTGGCGGACCGCTGCCCCCAGCAGGCGGAGAACGTCAACGGCTTCGAGGACGGCGACGGCTGCCCGGATGATCCGGACTCGGACGGTGACGGCACCACCGACTCGAAGGACCGCTGCCCTCAGCAGGCCGAGGACAAGGATGGCTTCCAGGACGAGGACGGGTGCCCGGATCCCGACAACGACGGGGACGGCGTGGCCGACGCGCGGGACACCTGCCCGAACGAGGCCGGAGTGGCGGCGAACAAGGGCTGCCCGGACAAGGATCGCGATGGGGACAGCATCGTCGACCGGCTGGACAACTGCCCGGACGAGCCCGGCACCAAGGAGAACAACGGTTGCAAGCAGAAGCAGCGCGTGCGCCTGGAGACTGAACGCCTCGACATCCTCGAGTCCATCTACTTCGAGGTGAACAAGGACGTCATCGACAGGCACAGCTACAAGCTGCTGGATGACGTGACCTCCATTCTCCGCGAGCACCCGGAGATCGAGCGGATGCGCGTGGAGGGCCACACCGACAACCAGGGCGATGCGCAGTACAACACCGAGCTGTCGCAGCGCCGCGCCGAGTCCGTCGTGAAGTACCTCGTGGGCAAGGGCATCCCGGGCGAGCGGCTCGAAGCGAGAGGCCTTGGCCCGACGAAGCCCCTCGCGGACAACACCACCAAGGAAGGCCGCGCGAAGAACCGCCGCGTGGAGTTCCACATCGTCGGCGACGCCGAGGGCGTGGAAGCCCAGCAGGGCGCACCCAACTCCGACACCGCCAGGTGA